One segment of Thermodesulfobacteriota bacterium DNA contains the following:
- the iorA gene encoding indolepyruvate ferredoxin oxidoreductase subunit alpha, with protein sequence MSVPARKENHRLLSGNEAIARGAFEAGVRLASAYPGTPSTEILEEIAKYEGICAEWAPNEKVSVEVAIGASMAGVRAFAAMKHVGVNVAADPIFTASYTGVRGGLVIVTADDPELHSSQNEQDNRHYAVAAKIPMLEPSDSAEAKEYTRLAFELSERFDTPVFLRSTTRISHAKGVVCLEEPSGAPFAPGFVRDPAKWVMLPQHAKRRHVVVEERVRSLREFAETFEGNRVEWGDRSLGIVTAGVSYQYVKEAFPEASVLKLGMAYPLPERLIRDFAAGVSRLAVVEELDPHIETHVRALGLAVEGKGPVPFVGELDPRIVRKAISGEETPLRAPEAVPPRPPNLCPGCPHRGLFFALKKLKVAVTGDIGCYTLAALPPLETMDSCVCMGASVGSAHGFEKGLGDEGAGKVVAVIGDSTFLHSGLTGLMNIVYNQGCGTVLLLDNGTTAMTGAQENPSTGKTLRGAATRRLDLEALCRALGVEHVYTVDPHDMEATEAVLRREVARPEPSVVITKAPCVLLPEHKKRRRPVYEVVSELCTGCKACSRLGCPAIEWAGELARINPLLCDGCNQCPPLCKFDAIRKKQA encoded by the coding sequence CGAGGAGATCGCCAAATACGAGGGGATCTGCGCGGAGTGGGCCCCCAACGAGAAGGTCTCCGTCGAGGTCGCCATCGGGGCGTCCATGGCGGGTGTGCGCGCTTTCGCGGCGATGAAGCACGTCGGGGTCAACGTCGCGGCCGACCCGATCTTCACCGCCTCCTACACCGGGGTCCGCGGCGGGCTCGTCATCGTCACCGCCGACGACCCGGAGCTGCACTCCTCCCAGAACGAGCAGGACAACCGCCACTACGCCGTGGCGGCCAAGATCCCCATGCTCGAGCCGTCCGATTCCGCCGAGGCGAAGGAGTACACCCGGCTCGCCTTCGAGCTTTCCGAGCGTTTCGACACGCCGGTGTTCCTGCGCTCCACCACGCGGATCTCCCACGCCAAGGGTGTCGTCTGTCTGGAGGAGCCGTCCGGAGCGCCGTTCGCGCCGGGGTTCGTGCGCGATCCCGCCAAGTGGGTGATGCTGCCGCAGCACGCGAAGCGCCGCCACGTCGTGGTGGAGGAGCGGGTCCGATCCTTAAGGGAGTTCGCGGAGACCTTCGAGGGGAACCGGGTCGAGTGGGGCGACCGGTCGCTGGGGATCGTCACGGCGGGGGTTTCCTACCAGTACGTGAAGGAGGCGTTCCCCGAGGCGTCCGTCCTCAAGCTCGGGATGGCGTATCCCCTTCCCGAGCGCCTGATCCGTGATTTCGCCGCGGGGGTGTCGCGGCTGGCGGTGGTGGAGGAGCTCGACCCGCACATCGAGACGCACGTCCGGGCGCTGGGGCTCGCGGTCGAAGGCAAGGGGCCGGTCCCGTTCGTCGGGGAGCTCGACCCGCGCATCGTGCGGAAGGCGATCTCGGGAGAGGAGACCCCGCTGCGCGCGCCGGAGGCGGTTCCGCCCCGGCCGCCGAACCTGTGCCCCGGCTGCCCGCACCGCGGCCTGTTCTTCGCCCTGAAGAAGCTGAAGGTCGCCGTGACGGGCGACATCGGCTGCTACACCCTCGCCGCGCTCCCCCCGCTCGAGACGATGGACAGCTGCGTCTGCATGGGCGCGTCCGTCGGCAGCGCCCACGGCTTCGAGAAGGGGCTGGGCGACGAGGGGGCGGGGAAGGTCGTGGCGGTCATCGGCGACTCCACGTTCCTCCATTCCGGACTGACGGGGCTGATGAACATCGTCTACAACCAGGGATGCGGGACGGTGCTTCTGCTCGACAACGGGACGACGGCGATGACCGGCGCGCAGGAGAACCCGTCCACGGGGAAGACGCTGCGCGGGGCGGCGACCCGCCGGCTCGACCTCGAAGCGCTGTGCCGGGCGCTGGGGGTGGAGCACGTCTACACGGTGGACCCGCACGACATGGAGGCGACCGAGGCGGTCCTGCGGCGCGAGGTCGCCCGCCCGGAGCCGTCGGTGGTCATCACGAAGGCGCCGTGCGTCCTGCTGCCGGAGCACAAGAAGCGGCGGCGGCCGGTCTACGAGGTGGTATCCGAACTTTGCACGGGGTGCAAGGCGTGCTCGCGCCTGGGTTGCCCCGCCATCGAGTGGGCGGGGGAGCTGGCCCGGATCAACCCGCTGCTGTGCGACGGATGCAACCAGTGCCCCCCGCTGTGCAAGTTCGACGCGATCCGGAAGAAACAGGCATGA
- a CDS encoding indolepyruvate oxidoreductase subunit beta yields MTASRGDVFLAGVGGQGTLLASEVLGEAFLRSGYDVKKSDVHGMAQRGGAVTTHLRYGPKVFSPLIEPGRADLLIAFEKIEALRFAHYLRPGGVLVVNAQEIYPPSVATGREPYPADAETRLAAVTERLYVVDALASALALREIRAVNMVMVGAASRFLPLPENAYEEALRESLPERIVEVNLRAFRAGRELLPDGSRTYGEKGGDR; encoded by the coding sequence ATGACGGCCTCGCGCGGAGACGTCTTTCTGGCGGGCGTGGGGGGGCAGGGGACGCTGCTGGCCTCCGAGGTCCTCGGCGAGGCGTTCCTCCGCTCGGGGTACGACGTCAAGAAGAGCGACGTCCACGGGATGGCGCAGCGGGGCGGTGCGGTGACGACCCATCTGCGCTACGGGCCGAAGGTGTTCTCCCCGCTGATCGAGCCCGGCCGGGCGGACCTGCTGATCGCCTTCGAGAAGATCGAGGCATTGCGCTTCGCGCACTACCTGCGCCCCGGCGGGGTCCTGGTGGTGAACGCCCAGGAGATCTACCCGCCGTCGGTGGCCACGGGGCGGGAGCCGTACCCGGCGGACGCGGAGACCCGGCTCGCGGCGGTGACGGAGCGGCTCTACGTGGTGGACGCTTTGGCATCCGCGCTGGCGCTGCGGGAGATCCGGGCGGTGAACATGGTGATGGTCGGCGCCGCGTCACGCTTCCTGCCGCTGCCGGAGAACGCGTACGAGGAGGCGCTTCGGGAAAGCCTGCCGGAGCGGATCGTGGAAGTGAACCTCCGCGCGTTCCGCGCGGGGAGGGAGCTGCTGCCGGACGGATCGAGAACATACGGGGAAAAGGGAGGAGATCGATGA